The Aspergillus chevalieri M1 DNA, chromosome 5, nearly complete sequence genome includes a region encoding these proteins:
- the MET7_1 gene encoding folylpolyglutamate synthetase (COG:H;~EggNog:ENOG410PHKQ;~InterPro:IPR001645,IPR036565;~antiSMASH:Cluster_5.2;~go_function: GO:0004326 - tetrahydrofolylpolyglutamate synthase activity [Evidence IEA];~go_function: GO:0005524 - ATP binding [Evidence IEA];~go_process: GO:0009058 - biosynthetic process [Evidence IEA];~go_process: GO:0009396 - folic acid-containing compound biosynthetic process [Evidence IEA]) has product MFTKYPFEVWDALEESAARDGFDPLLRPIYFRFLTPLSIHLPMREGVDVAVYEVSVEGENGSTNVFESLAVTGVMTLGIDHVNLLGDTIGSIVWHKGGIFK; this is encoded by the coding sequence ATGTTTACGAAGTATCCCTTCGAGGTATGGGATGCGCTCGAGGAATCTGCGGCGCGGGACGGATTTGATCCGTTGTTGAGGCCGATATATTTCCGGTTTCTGACGCCGTTGTCGATTCATTTGCCTATGAGAGAGGGTGTTGATGTTGCTGTTTATGAAGTTAGTGTTGAAGGCGAGAATGGCTCGACGAATGTTTTTGAGAGTCTTGCTGTGACTGGAGTTATGACGTTGGGGATTGATCATGTGAATCTTCTGGGTGATACGATTGGTAGTATCGTGTGGCATAAGGGCGGGATATTTAAGTAG
- the MET7_2 gene encoding folylpolyglutamate synthetase (COG:H;~EggNog:ENOG410PHKQ;~InterPro:IPR001645;~antiSMASH:Cluster_5.2;~go_function: GO:0004326 - tetrahydrofolylpolyglutamate synthase activity [Evidence IEA];~go_function: GO:0005524 - ATP binding [Evidence IEA];~go_process: GO:0009396 - folic acid-containing compound biosynthetic process [Evidence IEA]), giving the protein MEVLEQRAVERGFSRVGVCPALLRQNVDIRPGKEFQRKNASLAIALAHTVLEKLGVATDPGQQSLPVEFVQTLESAVWRGRCEALRSGQQH; this is encoded by the coding sequence ATGGAGGTTCTTGAGCAAAGGGCTGTGGAGAGGGGGTTCAGTAGGGTTGGGGTGTGTCCTGCGCTGCTGCGGCAGAATGTGGATATCCGGCCTGGAAAGGAATTCCAGAGAAAGAATGCATCGTTGGCTATTGCACTTGCGCATACTGTCCTGGAGAAACTGGGTGTTGCAACTGATCCTGGCCAGCAGAGCCTTCCGGTGGAGTTCGTCCAGACTCTGGAAAGTGCGGTTTGGAGAGGTAGGTGTGAAGCATTGAGAAGTGGACAGCAGCACTAG
- the vtc4 gene encoding putative vacuolar transporter chaperone (Vtc4) (BUSCO:EOG09260KCW;~COG:P;~EggNog:ENOG410PFXZ;~InterPro:IPR003807,IPR018966,IPR004331;~PFAM:PF09359,PF02656;~TransMembrane:3 (i698-716o728-748i769-786o);~antiSMASH:Cluster_5.2): MRFGEHLRSSMIQEYYWYYIAYDELKKALKTDFVQEPTPESPKPDRKAWTEDDEQRFVSLLEDDLDKVFNFQRIKSEEIVRRIQASEKDVNNVISRLESNRNPSGARRSSVRSVTRPPPSDEDFLFLEQVLSDIIADVHDLAKFTQLNYTGFQKIIKKHDKQTGWHLRPVFAARLNAKPFFRDNYDAFVVKLSKLYDLVRTKGNPVKGDAAAGGSQQNFVRQTTKYWVHPDNITELKLIILKHLPVLVFNPSKEFEEKDTAISSIYYDNTDTWELYQGRLKKTEGAEAIRLRWYGGMESDQIFVERKTHREDWTGEKSVKARFALKEKHVNAFLEGRMTVDAVFDKMRKEGKKSEAEIADLEQLAREIQYRVITRRLVPVTRSFYHRTAFQLPGDARVRISLDTELTMTREDNIGRRRAGNNWRRMDIGVDYPFKQLPPEDVERFPYAVLEVKLQTQAGQEPPQWIRDLTASHLVEAVPKYSKFIHGTATLFPDHINLLPFWMPQMDVDIRKPATRRFGIQRPLASTSMSGNDETQEDDESDDDSGEAQENDRRRLEDQANGGDGLGLFADTDGNALDIEERVAAQPLPGDEDYPLYDSDDDFMDSDELEEARRVGGRYYYQKLLQYHAEQAGNAVLSGLKAIIPRPTPTNMPPPEQRGIMVLGDRRTVKRFEAPKGKRIHVPVRVEPKVYFAAERTFLSWLEFSIILGTISATLLNFGEDYITLSSSWAFTILAALALLYSLVLYIWRVDKIRKRRDVKRVYYEKWGPTVLGVGLVLAVLTNFALRVRQGGFTAPDHNFGKGGYGRVGDEL, encoded by the exons GTTCGGAGAACATCTCCGCTCGTCTATGATTCAAGAGTACTACTGGTACTACATCGCCTACGACGAATTGAAAAAAGCCCTCAAGACCGACTTCGTCCAGGAACCAACCCCCGAAAGCCCAAAACCAGACCGCAAAGCCTGGACCGAAGATGACGAGCAGCGTTTCGTCTCCCTGCTGGAGGACGACCTCGACAAGGTTTTTAACTTCCAGAGGATCAAGAGTGAGGAGATTGTTCGGCGCATCCAGGCCAGCGAAAAGGACGTGAACAATGTCATCTCGAGGCTGGAAAGTAATCGGAATCCTTCTGGAGCCCGCCGCTCGAGTGTCCGGTCCGTTACGCGTCCGCCTCCGTCCGATGAGGATTTTCTGTTCCTCGAGCAGGTCTTGAGTGATATCATTGCTGATGTTCATGATCTGGCTAAATTCACCCAGTTGAACTATACTGGGTTCCAGAAGATTATCAAGAAGCATGAT AAACAAACCGGCTGGCACCTGAGACCCGTCTTCGCCGCACGCCTTAACGCTAAGCCCTTCTTCAGAGATAATTATGATGCCTTCGTTGTAAAACTTTCCAAGCTTTACGATTTGGTCCGGACCAAGGGAAACCCAGTCAAGGGAGATGCCGCCGCCGGAGGGTCTCAACAAAACTTTGTCCGCCAAACCACGAAATACTGGGTCCACCCTGATAATATCACAGAATTGAAATTGATCATTCTCAAG CACCTCCCCGTTCTTGTTTTCAACCCTAGCAAAGAATTCGAAGAAAAGGATACCGCGATCTCGTCCATATACTATGACAACACCGATACTTGGGAGTTATACCAGGGCCGTCTTAAGAAGACAGAAGGAGCCGAGGCGATTCGTTTGCGTTGGTATGGAGGCATGGAGAGCGATCAGATTTTCGTCGAACGGAAGACACACCGCGAAGACTGGACTGGCGAGAAATCAGTCAAGGCGCGTTTCGCTCTCAAAGAAAAGCATGTCAATGCTTTCCTCGAGGGTCGTATGACCGTGGACGCCGTCTTTGACAAGATGCGcaaggaggggaagaagagcgaAGCGGAGATTGCCGACCTGGAGCAATTGGCCCGAGAGATTCAGTACCGCGTTATCACAAGAAGGCTCGTACCAGTCACCCGGTCCTTCTACCATCGAACGGCTTTCCAGCTTCCTGGCGATGCTCGTGTTCGGATCTCGCTCGATACCGAGTTGACCATGACCCGGGAAGACAATATTGGACGTCGACGTGCAGGAAACAACTGGCGTCGCATGGACATCGGGGTAGACTATCCGTTCAAGCAGCTTCCCCCTGAGGACGTTGAACGATTCCCTTATGCCGTGTTGGAAGTAAAACTCCAAACCCAAGCCGGACAGGAGCCCCCTCAATGGATCAGGGACCTGACTGCCAGCCATCTGGTCGAAGCTGTTCCTAAATACAGTAAATTCATCCATGGCACAGCCACCCTCTTCCCCGACCACATCAATCTCTTGCCATTTTGGATGCCGCAGATGGATGTCGACATTCGGAAGCCTGCAACACGCCGCTTTGGTATCCAGCGGCCATTGGCAAGTACATCAATGTCTGGCAACGACGAAACTCAGGAGGATGACGAGTCGGACGATGACTCGGGCGAAGCACAGGAGAATGACAGGCGCAGACTGGAAGATCAAGCTAACGGAGGTGATGGACTTGGGTTATTTGCTGACACCGATGGAAATGCGCTTGACATCGAGGAACGTGTCGCTGCACAGCCGCTACCCGGTGATGAGGATTATCCACTGTACGActcggatgatgatttcATGGACTCAGATGAATTGGAAGAAGCGAGAAGGGTGGGGGGAAGATATTATTATCAGAAGCTGCTCCAGTACCACGCTGAACAGGCTGGAAACGCAGTGTTAAGCGGCCTCAAAGCCATCATTCCGCGGCCGACGCCGACAAATATGCCTCCTCCTGAGCAGCGTGGAATCATGGTTCTTGGAGATCGACGCACAGTGAAGAGGTTCGAGGCACCCAAAGGTAAACGTATCCACGTGCCTGTTCGTGTCGAACCCAAGGTCTATTTTGCCGCAGAGCGGACATTCCTGTCATGGCTCGAATTTTCGATCATCCTGGGCACCATTTCGGCAACCCTTCTCAACTTTGGCGAGGACTACATCACCCTATCCTCGTCCTGGGCATTCACCATCCTAGCCGCATTGGCCCTCTTGTACAGTCTCGTGTTATATATCTGGCGTGTGGATAAAATCCGCAAGCGCCGCGACGTCAAGCGTGTATACTATGAAAAATGGGGCCCTACTGTCCTGGGCGTCGGTCTTGTATTGGCGGTTCTGACGAACTTTGCATTGCGCGTTCGACAGGGAGGATTCACGGCGCCGGACCATAATTTCGGAAAGGGGGGATATGGTCGGGTAGGGGACGAGTTATGA